Part of the Melopsittacus undulatus isolate bMelUnd1 chromosome Z, bMelUnd1.mat.Z, whole genome shotgun sequence genome is shown below.
TCAGATTTCATGCTAGAGTCATcgggatttttaattttttaattttgcctgGTGATGCTTTGCAGAGCTTGAGAGGGTATTTCCTTTCCTATGTGCTTTTCGCCTGGAGATACTAAGTTTTTTAAAAGATGAGATATACTTATCTACATCTTGCATATAGTGAATGTGAAATATAGAACATTACACTGTTTTTCCAAGATCActaaagaaagctgaaaacattaaagaaaaaaattaataggcAAGTTATATGTATGTAACTCAAATGTGAAAAGGTAATTTCCTACCATTATAGtagaaattaaagattttaaatCTACATTAACTGAATATGTGCAAATAAAGCAGGTTTTTGAAGCATAAAGTTATAAACAAAAATGAGCATACAGCTGAACTACAGCTTGCCTGGACACCTGACAGCATCCTTGGTGGCAGCACATGCTTCTACCAGCAGCCAGCTGCATTGTCAATGGTATGGATCATTTGTCTGGTGCTGACTTCTTGTACCGATACAAAATATGCATGAACATTTGTCTGCATTGCATATAGTCCTAAATTTTTAACTCTTTGAAGCTTTTCCAGGTTTTTTGCCACAAGTTACTCTGTTGCCAATAATTTAAGTATAGATAACAAATAACAAGGTCATACTTTTAACTTCGTATAAAGTTTTACAGGTATTTAAAAGTAGAAATGGAAATATAAATTAATGGAAATACAAACACTTTATAGTCAACCAAGAGAAGTATTTTGCTATTATGTATTTTAGTCAGTAATAACTATAGGTTTTATACAGAGAAGCCAGGCAgtgtaaaaatattatttatttacagattaattttattaatattattatttatttacagattAATACATGATACTACATGGAAGAGCAATCTCTTACTATTCAGACAATAAAACAGCTTGCCATTTTACTGAGTATCCCCACAATGCTGCCTGTATCAGGTGCAGATGTGCTGTTCTGGCAGGCATAGACAGTCTGAAAAATTTGAATTATTAGAAGACTTCTTATTATAAACTCTTGGTTTTATTCTGTAAGATAATTTTCCCTAGAAATGTGTTTATCTCAAATCTGTTTTTGAAATGGCTACTTCAGCATTCAGAAATGTGACTGAAAGTAGATCCTGATGCTTTGATGCTTGGTGAGTTGCTGTCAGTAAGGTTATTTTTTTAGCAGAgggtttagaatcatagaatagttagggttggaaaagaccttaagattatctagttccaacatccCTGCTGTGAacagcgacacctcacactaaaccatggacTGTATCTGTCATGGATAGTCAGGAATTAGGCCAGTACTGAGTTTGGTATTTATGAGTAACTTTGTGTGGTATAAAGCAAAAAATGCTATGgtataaaaaaaccaacaccttTATACTCTGGTATAAAGTAGAAAACAGGGACCAGCTgcgggaaaaaaaaaaaaaaagttatttaatcATGtgattttaagaaattaaaatgtctAAGGAAAAAGGCTTCCGTTGGTGCCAGTGTCTCCCACACTCTGAGGCCATTGCTGAATTCTGCTGTCCCTAGGCAGATGTGGTAGTGTTTAGGATTGTAGTTTCAAACTTTGGTTTAAATGGAGTTTCAATGCCCAAGTCCTTCATTAGAGCTAACTCTCAAAATCCACTTTTAGAAGACAAGTTTTTGAATAGCAGATTGCACTGTACAATTTTCACTGCACCTATAGATGTGTGTGCTTGTCCCATGCTAGCACTAAGCTTTAGAGAGACTAACATAGAAAGCTTTTGCACAGATAATGTTTACCACATGACAGCTAAACAAAACTCTGCAATCATCCTTTAGGTCTTGGTGTATTTGATCTGAAAAATCTGttaggaggaagaaaagctattttattaGGCATGTGTTGAAACTCCtgaatgctgtgtttttaataTACCCTGGCTAAATGTACATGTTTTCAGATTGAGTATGTAAAATTttgttacaaaataaaaacttttctCTAGTCATTCTCATGTGATTATTTACCTGTGCACATTAGAATATTTGAGAATTACACTGGAAATACATTTGTAGCTTATTAGAATCACGGAATATttttggttggaaggggcctttaAGGGGCATCTCATCCAACCTGCtagccatgggcaggagcacgTTCAACCAGACTAGGTGACTCGAGCCACACCCAGCACAGCCTTGACTTTTTCAGGTGCAGGGCCAATACCacttctctggccaacctgtgccaatgtttcaccaccctcagtgtaaacaatttcttctttctacctcatctgaatctctcctctgctAGTTTAGAACCAGTTTCCCTTGCTTAATTGCTACAGGCCCTACTAAAAATTCTGTCTCCAGCATTCTTATAAGCACTCTTTAAGTATTCAATAGTGCAACAAGGTCTcaaggagccttctccaggctgaaccagcccagctctctcagcctgcctccagagcagagctgctccaggccttgcagcatctctgtgtcctcctctggactcgctccaacagcttcatatccctcttgtgttgttgccccagagctggacacaggactgcaggggggtcttccccagagcacagtacagggggagaatcccctccctcaacctgctgctcacattctgggggtgcagcccagcacacaggtgGGATCTGGGCTCAAGTGCCCACTGAAGCTGGCTCTTGGGGCATGTCTCGTCACCCAAAACCCACAAGTACTACTTCTCATCAGGGCAGCTCTCAAAATTTTCCTAACCTGTTTTGATATGTGAGATTGTCTTGgctcaggtgtaggaccctgtgcttggccttgttgaacttcatgaggttggcacgGGTCCATCTCTGAACTCTGTCCAGGTCCCTAAAGATCTTATCCCTTCTCTCACATCTGTTGACAGCAGCACTCAGCTGAGACCCTAAAGTGCCAAAGACCCAAAGTGCCTGGCCAGGGCTCTTGcccactgcagagctgagaagCACGGTTCGAGGCCATGCAATATATTCCTGGTCCAGTTCTCTGCTGCAGCTATGTCCTGCGGGATCCAACTGTCCATGGCTTGCACCAGCCTAAAACCACATTCATCGCTACCAATAAGAGTTAAACCATCCATCACAATCAGGTAACTACAAACAGATAAAAGGAGTGACACAGACTCAAGGTGGTCAATGAATGCTGTAACATACCCATATCACCCCCTCGGTCCCCCCGTGCTTTCCCCTTGGTCACCCATATCAGTGTGGCCTGACAGTACCCCTGACCACACAAGGGGGTGGTGAATGGCTTGCCTAATCCTGTCAGGATCACAGCATTTACTGGTTATTTCCCACATCTAGACAGTCATCACACTATGTTTCTGGGAAAGTAAATTTTGAAACCACAGGCATTATCCCATGCTTGAAAAGGTCCAGGAAATCCAAATGCTTTGTTCCTGGCAGGTTCAAAGTCCTTCAGTTCCTGGCAGAATAATGAGCTCATATTTCAGAGTCCTTGAGAGCTGAAACTGACTTGTGCAAACTTCTGCAGGCTTGTgttgttttcagcagctcttaacCATCTGCTGCATTGGTTCGTCACTTGACAGCACTGCAGTATAAATGAGAACCCCCATCACATCCTGCCGGCAGCTGTGCTGTAACAAAACCATTGCCAAACGAGTACTTGTCTGAGGCCTTGTTGTGAACCTTCCATGAGACGTTAGCCAGGAGGAGATCGGTCCTCAGGGCAGGGGATGCGTGTACAGGCTGCCTCAGCCAtcctcagcactgcaccaccCGGCACCGACAGTACAGCAGCCtgtgcatccctcctgctcAGACCATTGTCATGACATTTGTACATGATATGGGAAACAAACATGGAGAAGTTTGAGGAGGTCAGTAGGGAGAGAGAGGTGGGAAAGGGAttgcagagagcagagaagcATTGCAGATGAGTGTGTGGATAGGTCTGTGTGAAAAAGAACAACAGTGAACACAGATGCTTAGAGCAAGTGTATTTTATTGGGCTGAAGCAGATCATgttgtggagctgcaggaaggatGGAAATATGGTCACATCTCAAGCCACTGATCACTGACAGGGAAAGAAGCTGCATTGGCCAGGAGGATACATTCGATCCCACAGAAGGAAGTTTCCAGGAATCCTTCAGGAAGCCCCTGGATGTCAGAATGAGGCAGATGCAGCTCCTGGTCGTCTCTCtcctgaaagcagaaacaaacagtAGACAAAAAGGGTAGACAGGTGCTTGGAACTATTAGGTCAAGAAAATGCCACTAAACGGTGTTTTTCCATGTTTGCACATAGCTAGGTATTCCACCTGTTTACAgacatatgtgtgtgtctgcataAATGCACAGAGATTTtgtgtatatgcacacatatgACGTACATGACATCTATTGTAAGCCCAGCCAGCATTGCTAAACTCCTCTGGTCAGACTCCTAAGCTCTTTTCTGTGGGGATAGCAAGTCTAGTTTTTACCCACGGGATCTCTCCTCTGTTCGACTCAAACTGCTGGCCTGGCTCCATCTCCTTGTTTTGTAGCACACACCAGAGTCCTCAGACTTACCCTTACACTACTGCAGGGCACCAATTTGCTGCAGTATTCTGGGGAGCTTCCAGTCCATGTTCTGCAGATCAGATAATCCTCCGATGCAGCATTTCCCAACGAAGATAACAGGCAGCTGAGCACAAAGCAATGCCACAGGTTAATCAGAAGAGCTGGTTGCTGAAGGCAGAGTGTGGGGAAAGGATTTGTCTTGGAAGCAGACTGTGCACCAGGGAGACTATCATTTACAAAGTCCTCCTGTTCCCATGCCCAGTTCCCGTCTCTCTGAAAACTGCTGCAAGAcaaaaaggggaaggggaagcctCTGCATTTCACAGAGGCTACAGAAGGGTAAAAGTACATTCTGGGGTACTGCTGGAGATGCTCCAAGCACATGATCCCAGAGCAGCGAGTGAGCAGCAAGCGAGCAGCTCTGCGTCCTTAGACCTGCGTATGGACCATGCGTGTGCCCACGGCAGGCTCTCCCAAGCGTGCTCCCGAGCGCTTCCCAGCACATAAAGGTGCTGGGTGCCATGTGCTGTCTCCGTAACAGCTACCGTCACTATCAAAAAGCCTTTGTAGCCCTCAGTCCTGCAAACTCACCTTTCTCGCTCAGTGCCTTCTCCACATACCCTTTCTCTGGCCTTTTGCCCTCCTCCTACCTCGCAGCCCTGAAACAGcctctgctgttttcctgcctgtgctTGTCCCTTCTCTTGCCTACCTCGTGACGGTTGCCTGGCAGCAAGATGACATCAATCAGTGcagaaacaaatgtaaaaaccaaattaaactCCAGTCTCTCCTGAAGGCCAGGAGCCAGTTTGGATCCTTAGAACTGAGGCTTCTGAAGGCAAAGCTTTGCTGCGGAGGGAAGTGAGCCACTGCTGACACCACCACAGCCACAGTTGCAAGCcagagaagataaaaagagATGGAAACACTGGCAGGAGTAGAGCTATTGAGACAGGAATAGCTCAGGGAGTAAAGACAGAAGATAGGGGCCAGAACAGGCGTAAAACAGCAAGGGGGAAAAGTGTCACTGGAAAATGGCAGCTCAGAAAGCCTTTCCTTGCGTTGGAGGGGGTTGATGGCTGCCCATAgtcctgccctggcaggggcaAATCCAGAAGTTCCCACATGCTGCTGCCCCATACCCAGGCCCAGGACAGGGCCAGGGCATCATGCAAGAGCTATGGTCCCCTCTGGTATCCCTAAGAGACTAAAACTGAACCAGCAGGATCAGGCACAAGCAGGACAGAGGCTTAACTCCAAGAGCAAGCACTCTACAGGGGGTACGCTGGCGCTTTGCTGTCCTTCAGGCAGGACAGAcactggaacacctcctgcaGCAGTCCGGCTGCACtgaaagcagccttccagttcTGGGTTTTCCTTGGGCTGAGTCAAGCCACATGTCTGGAGGCACACTCACTGCAGGAGGACTCCCCTGAAGCCCCAGTGGCTAGGCAGATGGCCAGCATGTCCCTTCTGCTTCGCCCCTGGGCATCGCTGGATGTTGTTCTCACTGGAGTGGACTGGGGAGGCAAAGCAAAGTTGTGCAAAGAGGTGCGGGGACCAACGGGGGGTGGCTCCTGCCCTTCATGTGAGGGCTTGGGCAGGCAAAGTTCCGCACCTGCGGCTTCTGTGGTGAGGAGCGGGCGCTCACCTCGGCACCGAGCTCTCGCCCTGCAGTAGCTACAGTGACGGGACGCACAGGGTGGGCAAAGCAAGGAACTTCCTTTCCAGTGCAGCGGGCTGCAGTTTCTCCCTGTGATCCAGCAGGAAAAGCCATAGGGAAGGAGACCTTGCATCCACCTCTGCAGCAGTTGGCCAGGTTGTAGGTGTTCTGGGATAGAGGATCAGCAAGTGCTGAGGAACAGCTGCGAGAACTTACGGTTCTATGCCCTGTTCTTCGCTGCAGGCAATCCTGGACATCCTTGCGCTGGGTGATATCAACAACTTCCAGAGCTCCAGGCACAAAGTTGTACTGCTTGAGCATCTCCTCGGCATTCCTGCAGTAACAGCAGCCTCTCTCCTTAAAGAGGGTTACTTTGTCACATCTGATCTTGCTCTCCACGAGCTTATcagccatgctgctgcttcaagACAAGCAGGAATGCTGCCCTTCACCAGCACGTTCACGGGCAGAGGAGATCGCAGCAATCCCAGACTGAGACACTTATGAACTGCACAGCTGTTTCCTCCTGGAAGCTCCTCCCCAGGAGTGTGTCATCAATTCACCAAAGCGTAGTTGTTaaagcagcaattttttttttctttttttccttttttttttttctcccagtcaGGAAATAAGAACCAAAAGAATTCAAAGAATGAACtccagaactgaaaaaaaacaacaaaactcagACTTTCTTTTGCAGGCCTGTGTTGCAAATGTGCTTAGGAAGAAGGTGAATGGAATCAAAGGGATTTAACATGCATATTGTATGACTTAATTATGTACAGTTGTGTAAActgaacagaagagaaaacctTAAGGCTGCTTTCCTTCCTAGAGTTGAAGCTGTACAAGACACAGTTGGGTGGCAAGCCCCGTAGGGCTAAACTTTGCCTACATATTGGATGTCGAGCTGTGGCAGTGAGGTTGCACCCAGAAGTGAGAACCTCGGTGGGACTGAGATTCCTGATGACCATCACCAGTACCACTGCATCACTGCTCAGGCAGAGCCTGTCTCCCCTCACCGACACACAGCTGCCTTATTCCAGGGGTGGCAATCACCACGTGCAACATCTTACACTGTTGCTGGGCAGACTTGGTCTAATGTTTAGTTCGACTTCTGTTAAGAtacttccctgctctgctttctcttgaACTCGGTTGGTTAATTGCCTGGCAGTTTCCAGCATTTTCTATATGTTTAATTTACACAGGACAGCAGAGTACTCTGGACATCACCCAGCCCTAGCAGCTGCTGACCTGGTTGCTCTGTGCCATGTCCCCTCAGGGCTGGAATGTCTTCAAGGATACaatcaaaaccaaatattttcctGATGCTTAGAGAGAGccttctgtgttttggtttctgcCTGTTGCTTCTGGTCCTGGCACTGGGCTCCGCTGGGAAGATCCTGGCTCCATCATCCCCATTCCTCCATCAGGTATTCAGGCACGTGCGCAAGACCGCCACCCCAAGCATCCTCTTCTCTGGTCTCACACTGGGGAGCATGGAATTGGTCCAACACAGGTGAGAAATTCCCAAAAGGATCTTGGGCCACTCAGCAAGCAAGCAATCCGCTCACATTTTAGCTGTTTAAAATAAGAAGGCTTGATACAGAAGGACAATAAAGGACATTAGCTTCTTATTTTCATGAGTCTGAAAGGGGAAAAGCAGCCGCAGGGCCCAGGCTCTCTGTTTTTCAGCCGATCAGTGTTGCATGTGACAGGCAGGCTAAGGAGCGCTGCCCCTTCCCCACACAGGGCTTCCCATCAGTATTGTAGAAGGGAACTTGCTCCTTTGTGCGCAAATACACAGTTTAACCTCAACACACTCCTTTGCAGTCCTCAGGATGTAAAACGGAGGCAGCTGACTTTGAGTAGCTCCTTGtgcaccagcacagccacagcttctgctCGGCCCTGGCCACAGCTGTGGCAGTCCTGGGCAGCAAAACTTCTCCTCACTGTCAACTTTCAAtatgatttttcttcctcttactCATGGGAAAACAGAAGGCTCCTGAGGCCAGATGCTCTTCCCAGAACTAGAAAACTGCAACTGGAACCATGCCTTGTACCGGCCACTGAAACCATTTGCCTGCGTGGGGCTTTGCGCGCGGGCACGCTCACTGGTTATGCAGGGAACGTACGGCGGGATGTGCGGGGGTGCCGGGTGCTGAAACGCCCGGGGGACGGTCATCAGGATGCGCGAGGGAcacccacagggatgctgggggcttGCGCGGGGGACGCGCGGTGAGCTGAGCGGGGGCAATGCTGCCGCCCGGTGGAGGTTGCGCGCAGCTCTGCAGCCCGCGGACCGCGTATCCCAACCCTCCACCTTCTCTTTCCCCGTCCCGCCGTTTTGGAGAGGATAGTAGAGTGACGGTGACTTGTCCCGGGCTGAGGAAGGGGCTCATGCCAAGGCTATGGAAGCAGCAGAGGTGCTGAGGGCTGAGATAACAAATCGCTGCTATTCACAAACAATGTTTTCGCTTGATTTGACTTTCCAGTGGGATCTGGGGGCAGGAAAGAGCACTGAAATACTTTGGCTGAGCAGTTTCCTTTGCCTCCTTCTCATGCACTGAGACGCAAAGTTCCTGACCAGACTCTTGCCCAGCATAGAGGTCATGGCTTGAGGCCATGTAATGTCTTCTTGACTCCATCCTTTGCCTCTTCCCTCTTCTTGTAATCACCACCAGAGTTTCAAAATTTACTTTCCCAGAAACATAGTGTGATGACTGTCTAGATGTGGGAAATAACCAGTAAATGCTGTGATCCTGACAGGATTAGGCAAGCCATTCACCACCCCCTTGTGTGGTCAGGGGTACTGTCAGACCACACTGACATGGGTGACCAAGGGGAAAGCACTCCCCTAGTGATTATAGGAAGAGGGCTGACAGCTTTGCATGGCTTTGGTGTGAAAAGACTCACTGGCTCTGGTGGTTTCTTTTGGGAATAGTGGGTCTTATAATCTCAGGTACCCCCTGGGGGCTGATAGCACTGATGTCAGAT
Proteins encoded:
- the GLRX gene encoding glutaredoxin-1 isoform X1 yields the protein MADKLVESKIRCDKVTLFKERGCCYCRNAEEMLKQYNFVPGALEVVDITQRKDVQDCLQRRTGHRTLPVIFVGKCCIGGLSDLQNMDWKLPRILQQIGALQ
- the GLRX gene encoding glutaredoxin-1 isoform X2, translating into MADKLVESKIRCDKVTLFKERGCCYCRNAEEMLKQYNFVPGALEVVDITQRKDVQDCLQRRTGHRTQFSERRELGMGTGGLCK